The Macrobrachium rosenbergii isolate ZJJX-2024 chromosome 22, ASM4041242v1, whole genome shotgun sequence DNA segment cctcataggtttaccaatagatcataacacattcatttgtaaacattgtttcttactgccagaatcaacaaaaacattaataaagatgttacctacggtaatatatgttaaatatatacattatatattataaaagtatgcaatcaaggggtaaaattcaataaataaaagggtTTCCTATGTAACAGCTCGaatctcgtgagcaactgaacaaagccatgttattattcttaaaagagaatgctagcatgagttacgaagtatcaactcaacgaagccttgttattatgcctaaagagaatggtagcaggaattgtcaaccaccaattgatcgaagccatgttgttatgcgtaaagagaatgttagcaggaattgccaactaccaactgaacgaagccttgttatccgtaaagctctcgagataatcaccaataggtggcagcacacgtactgtttatatctataaatgtggaatgcggcgatccgctgtagactacgataatgatattaacattttaatgaaaatatcgataataacaacgtagatattgattataatactagcagtagtaattgcggtgatggtaagtgtgataatgataaataattataataaactttgttttttaataggttattaggataacaccgaattttacgctaggctacaacatctacgtgacgtttcatgtataatttcggccaaaattcttaaattttgagcctacattatgtacataggacgcagggggattttttaggccatttttttttttttaaaaagtgcgtcttatacgctgtcaaatacggtatgtatttaattcaaacctataaataaacaaaagtaaataatacgtcatacgtgtagccgattggcaatgcaaatggcggataagaaaatgtaaacagaccagacagatggtttgaatgcctacaataaaaatgttaaatacagtaataaaagtaagtattaatcaaggagttcaagcatgataagatttcatatgctaaacgtaaaaataggtactatacatgcacattttttggataatataaaatgtatatgtagggtagtcatacttaggatatatgatggataatatacagtaggtacagaatacatgtacatatgtggttggtcgacttacggCGAGATCGACTTCCGACCactctgtcagaacctaatgtCGTCGTAAGTAAAATTTtacgactgtatatatatatatatatatatatatatatatatatatatatatatatacatatacctataaagctacaaatgtcgtttaatatctagttGAGTATTAAACGAATTTGTAGATtcgtgattgtatatgaatcacggtctgataaaaatttcatatatatatatatatatatatatatatatatatatatatatatatatatatatatatatatatatatatatatatatatatatatatatatatatatatatatatatatatatatatatatatatatatatatatatatatatgtatatatatatatatatatatatatatatatatatatatatatatatatatatatatatatatatatatatatatatatatatatatatatatatatatatatatatatatatatatagatatatatatatatatatatatatatatatatatatatatatatatgtatatatacatatatatatatatatatatatatatatatatatatatatatatatatatatatatatgtttatatatatatatatatatatatatatatatatatatatatatatatatatatatatatatatatatatatatatatatatatatatatatatatatgttaatatatatgtgtatatatatattatatatatatatacatatatatatattaatataagtgtACATAAGTAACGccttttgtttaagtggaacaaaattaaagccttttttattatcctttagtttttcgaacatgaatgtttTCCCACAGGTTAATAGGTTAATATAatgtattaacaaaattaatataatgcttattcggtttaataatgttcaatacaaatactaattgcaaactctgcagaaagacgcctactggattttttaGGAGAACGCaacaacgattcttgtagttcattggacttttctaagcttgttgcaacaactggcctacccgctctttgagcatcacttacacttcctgtggattcaaattttctaatcaagcttgtgatattttggctttgcacccttgggatgttaaattcagctgataacaatattgtggtttcagcaccatttttattgttttgatagtacaattgaattgcttttactctgttcctttgttaatctcatggttgtaaaaaatatctgaaaaaatgaagatttagcaaattaattaaagaaaatatacattataagatataaaattaaaaagggcgttacttatgctgcacctgtatatgtgtgtatatatattaatatatatatatatatatatatatatatatatatatatatatatatatacatatatatatatatatatatatatatatatatatatatatatatatatatatatatatatatatatatatatatatatatatatatacatactgtatatgtatatatatatatatatatatatatatatacatatatatatatacatactgtatatgtgtgtatatatatatatatatatatatatatatatatatatatatatatatatatatatatatatatatatatatatgtatatatatgtgtgtatatatatatatatattaatatatatatacacacatacagggtgcgcataagtaacgccctttttaattttatatcttgtaatgtatattttctttaattaatttgctaaatcttcatttttcagatattttatacaaccatgagattaacaaagaacagagagtaaaagcaattcaattgtactatcaaaacaataaaaatggtgctgaaaccgcaatattgttatcagctgaaattaacatcccaagggtgcaaagccgaaatatcacaagcttgattagaaaattttaatccacaggaagtgtaagtgatgctcaaagagcatatatatatatatatatatatatatatatatatatatatatatatatatatatatatatatatatatatgtatgtatgtatatatgtgtgtatatatatatatataagtgatatatatatatatatatatatatatatatatatatatatatatatatatatatatatatatatatatatatatatatatatatatatatatatatatatatatatatatatatacagtactttggaTGAGTAGCTGTTCATAAAGTTTCATATGCTATACAATATCAATAGCAATAAagaataacccagagagagaaagagaaaggcaagcaAACACACAGCAAATGCACACTTTAGTTAACCTTAACATGatgcatacatgtactgtatatacatacacatgctcaCATACACAGACTGAGATTCATGGCTGGGTAGTTTATACCAGTACATTATGTTATATCTTAATCAGTTCAAAATTTTTAGTTTGCTGGTATGTCAGTGAACGTAagcaaatttaaaatatttttaagataaatgaaatgaaaaaataacagtaatcaaTATGAAGTACTAGCCAAATTCACACTTCAGTGCATTGAGACAGTTGAATGTGCTCAGTGCACCAACCAAAAAAGAGCAATCAACTTGTAAGTGTTGCtaccttatttttatgttttcaaaattttgctaGTCAAAAATGGGGTGCAACTGTAAGGTTAGAGTGTCTTTGATACTGTATTGGAAAATATGTTAATTTCTTGTGTTTAACCTACAATTTTGTcttatgttttaattttgtttgcaaaCTTCAGCACTCATAAATTCCACTGAAGATGAGGGGAGTGAGGGGAGGAGAGAACTCTTGACTACCAAAGGAGTTTAATCTAAACACACAAACAGTCAATGAGAGAACGAAACTTTTGTAACTAAGACATGACACATTTCTATGATGTTTCTTTCGAaccaaaaattttatgaaagctCCCAAGCAGCTAAGGGCCCTTCCACCCCTCCCCAGTCTGCTCTCCCAGACCTACAACCCCCCTACCATGTGACTGCAAGGGTATCCACCCCATGGTATCCCATTCTCAGTGTACTAACTAGGAAGAGTGTTACCATCACATTTTTTTCTGCCGAATAGTGTTGCAGACCAATAAGAAggcattttgttcatttttttatattgagcagtgtactgtatactgtatatgttcatgtatatttTGTGGAGGCTGTGGTTGTATGCAGATGTGTATATTTGGCTAATCAAAGGAACactatgaatattattaaaagttaGTTTACTGAGACAGTTAGGTCACTTTGTGGGATTGATGGCTCACCCAAAGGATTTAAATGAGAGCTGAAATTTTATTCATGGAAAAGTCAAGCTGGATAGCTAAATGGGCAGAGACTAGAGGCattaatgaaaagcaaatgacAGAAAGCAAAGCAGCTGGATCCAAAGGGACATTACAAAAACCTTCAGTTCTGTCCCCTGTAGGTGgggagtgccatcagtgtacgTCATACAGTACGCTGCAGGCAttggttaaggttctttgcagaattccttcggcccctagctgcagccccttccattccttttactgtacctccattcatattctctctcttccgtcttgctatccaacttctcctaacagttattccctagtgcaattgtgaggttttcctcctgttacacctttaaaacctttcaactCGCAAtcttcctttcagtgctgaatgacttcataggtcccagtgcttggcctttggcctaaattctatcttccattccatttgGTTCTATCtgcatggttgtataaaatatctgaaaaagtgAAGATTTAGCAAATCTCCCCCCATGGTGTTTGTCTGTGTAATCTGTCCATCATGTATAagctaaaataaattttgtttgtgtttcttgAAGGGTTGTAACCATTATCAGACCCTTAGGGTATGTTTGGAATTGGGCAGCCATGCTTATAAGTGTACAGATATACTGCAACACCAGTCTTATGTACCCatgttctttttatattcagATCATGCAAATCCTTCTGGATGCTGGGGCTGACATCAACTGTCAAGACTGGATGGGGCGAACTCCATTGCACTGGGCTGCTAAGGAGGGTTCCATTGAAACGGTGCAGATGTTGTTAGATCACAAAGCCAACACTACTATCACTAATAAAGAAGGCCATCTTTACTCCAGTTTGGTAAGGTCCATCATAAGTTCAGTTTCTATATAGTAGGTAAATTCAGTTCAACATTCTTCACTAAATTTGTGTATTTAACCAAATATCTTTTAGGAACTGTGTAGACCATAATATTCTGTCATAAACTATTGTTAATCAATTTTGTGCAGGTGTAAAGATACGGAGAGAAAGGTAGCGGGAATTCTGCCAATGCTTCGCAGCATCAATATATAGACTAATTTGAATACATGAAGGAATTgttaagagtttcatacagtttGGTGCAGCAGATGGATGAGCACAAGAGGATGAAGTTTGCACCTTGAAATAAATAGACTAGAGGGTCTTTAGATTTTTTGGTTATGTTGTTAGTTTAAACATTTTCAATGGAGGGAGAAAGACTGACCTAGATCATGCTAAATTGATGGAATGGCAGACTTTCAGAACAGGAGTGCTTAATTGTCAGATGCCTGGCAGTGATTGGAAGGAAGAAGTGATTGTTGCTGtaatgtatataggctatacaggTATTAACAAGCAATTTGCTGCAACTTTTTTAAGTGTATGAAGTACCTGTGGCTTTTGTAAAGAGACTCAGTACTTTTAGATTGAAAATAGTGGGGACTTATGTCTTTTAAGTCACTCCCTCTCATACATGGATatgattagtatttttatttactgaactgCATTTGTTACCAAATGAGTAACTTACTCTGGCTGAAAGGATCCCTccctttgtttattaatttactatttatatatattccaagaaGGAAGCCAATACCTAACAACCAAGTCATAACATAACCAGTTATGGCTCATGTTTCTTTTCAGTTACTGAagcatttatattttgctgttcgGCACAATGATGCTGACAAAGTAGTGAGATTGGTCATGGCTGGTGCAGACCAGTTTGCAGAGGTTGAAGGAACAGGTGTCAACCCCAGGGAAGAAGCCAAAAGACGTGGTTTTTATGACATCCTTCGACAGATGGCAGCTTTAGTTGAGAAAAAACCTAAACACGAAGAAGATAAAACAGTGGTACTTGAAGATATTTATAAGCTGTTTGAAGTAAGTAAAGTTAGAAAGTGGCAACCTGTTTGTATAGTCAAAAAACTCTTTTAGTATTTTGAactgataaaagaaatgaaaatattcgtCCTGTCCTTCTTAtactatattttgaaaaaaaatataatgaatatcagAAAAAATGACATTCCCATTGTTTCTTCTTATTTGTCACCCCTCCTCTTTATGTTATCCTTCAAATCTCCATTTTGTCCATTTAATCCAATAATGTCTTTGTGAATAATTTTGCTTACTAgcatcatctttatttttgcaatgttCAGTCACTTAGGGTAAGTGTTGCTTCCTAGATTTTACTTAAAacttatgtaaattttttatttgttagcttTACCTGATGATCACTTTTGTAACcttcacaagaattttttaagtcGTTTGTTTGGCCTTGCTTAACCATCAGGGCTTTAAAACTCCCAGTCAGACTTACAAGGCGCCATTAGAGGCCGCAACACCAGACAAGACTCTCAGTGTAGGACTAGCCCGTCTTGTCTTGTTTACCTCTTTCTGAGGCTTTAGATTCTGAATGCATGTATACTAATTTAGGATGCAATTATCACTGAGGATGGGGACTTCACTACTTCTGAGGAGGATCTACGGGAGtctgaagaagaaggggaagaagaagaagaagacgaagaagatcgAAATGAGTCAGAGGAGGACGACTACGCTGAAGAACCGGACGCCTACTGGAAAATGTCAAATGCTTATGAAGTTCTTTCTGTTAAAGAGGCATTTGGAGAAGAGGATTGTGCTTGGCTGAAGGAGTTTGAAGAGAAACCAAAAGTGATCTCGGCAAAGGAACTTCTTGAAGAGGAGCAAGCTGCATTCTGGGACACATGGCAAGAAAAGCAGAAAGTAATATCAGCCAAAGAGTTCTTCAAGGAAGAAAGTAACTGGTGGGaaaatgaggatgaggaggatgatAAAAATTCCAGTGAAGAGAAGAATGAAACTTCATCATCTGACTTTAATAGGGATGATGAATGCTGGTGGAGAGATGCTCAAGAAAATTTGGATAAGCCTAAGGCTGTACCAGCAAAAGAATACTTTAAAGAGGAAGAACCTTGGTGGGTAAGTGGAAAAGAGaacaaggaggaggatgaggaagaagaagaggatgaagaaggttctcccaaagaatattacacACATGATGCACCATGGTGGAAATCTGAGTGTCAGAACTCAAAGACAGTATCAGCTAAGGAATTCTTTAGAGATGACAAGCCTTGGTGGCAACAAGATAAAGTTTTGGCCAAAGACTTTTTTGAAGAGGAAAAACCTTGGTGGCAAGAGGACAGCAAGGAGAAGATTGTTTCAGCAAAGGATTACTTCAAAGAAGAGGTGCCATGGtggcaaaaagaaaatgaaaaggtgatTTCTGCTAAggaatttttcaaagatgatgaGCTTCCTTGGTGGTACACAGAAGAAATGCAGCCAGACAAACCAGagggattaaaaaaaagtttggctACTGTTCGATATTATGAGAGATATTTAATCAACAAGCAAATGTGCGAAGAAAAGGGTGAATGTATTGAGTTTGAGTCTGAGTTGTCTGGTGATGAAATAGAGGAATCTACTCGAACGGATGACTATGAAGATGCTACAGATAGCCTTATTAGCAATAGTAGTACTATGTACAGTGCGAGTGAAGGGGATAGACCCTTGACTAACATTGTATCAGATCACATTCCATGGCAGAGAAGTGATAAAGAGGGgggcataagaaaaaatataccaaagGCAGATGACTTTTTCCAAGAAAAGCATTGGCTGGATGATGCCAGTGAAACCAGTGAGCCCACAGAAATGTTGGACATGGACATGAGTGAGATGAGTGAAATTGTCACAGCATCTGAATTTTCCCAGTCTGGATCATGGAATCAAGATAGTGATGCtaaagacagagaagaaaatgaaacagatgaaGAGGAGGGTGAAAGtctagaagaggaggaaggagaggatgaagaggaagaggaatgtgaagaagaggaagaagaagaagaagaagaaggaggagaagaagaagaagaagaggaggaggaggaagagagagaatctggagAGGAAGTCTGTGAAGAGGTGAGTAGTGGTGAAAGTGAGGCTCTTAGAAGTGAAGATGAAATTGATGACATATCTGAAGAGGAACCTGGATCAAAATCATCATTTGAATGTATAGAGGCAGTATTGCATGGAGATAGGATGGGAGAAAGTCAACCTTCAAAAACTTCAGAAATACTGACAAAAGAATGTCTCTCACAACAGGGAAACATACCGTCAATTGTTCTAGATGGTAAGGAGCTAGATAAAGAAACTCTTGATAAAAAGAGTGCAGGCATAACAGAAGAGTTCCACTCAGATCTTATTATTCCAAAAGTGGTGAGTAACTCATATGAATCATTAGAGAAAAGAACCCCTAACATAGATATAGAAGTAACTAACCATGATTTTCTTACAGGTCCTAATCATTATTCCAGTAGTGTTCATAACACAGAaggaaatctacaaaaatcagATTCTCAGACAAGTGGTTATGATTCTAGCTTATCATTCTCAGATAGTAAGATCAGAGATTTACCAAATGATTCTGGAAATGAACACCTGTGTGTTGATGAAAATGCTGAGGACACTGATTTGTCAGATACAATGAATCTTGTAAGTTCAGAAACTACGGAAAGTATAGAGGAATCCATTTGCTTTGGTGAAGATGAATGTGAAGATGTTAAGAACTCTGTGAATGATATTCAGTTGGCTGTAAAGGAATTGAAAGAAACAGGCCAACAACTAACTGAAAAGGATGTCATCAGCCAAGATAATGTTGCATCTGTTGCCAAAGATCAAAGGCTAACAGAAATGGAAGATAATAAGGTTTTCATTCATATGGCATGGGACAAAGGTGACAATGTTAATCCATGCCAAACAAACCTTTCAGAAGAACCAGAATCTCAGAATATAGAAAATGCAAGCATTCTTAAAACAAGTCATCTTTCAGATGAACCACCAGTAACTGCAGATGACAATATTACCTCTGAAGATATACAGGATAATGGTAAAAGCACAGgcatggatgaagaagaagtaCAAACTTATGCTTCTGTTGTCAAAAGAAATTTGGAAAGAAGAGCCATTAATAAGATGGATGATTGTCTTGCTAAGTTTGATGCTAGTCTTGCTTCAGTAGGTGCTAAGTTAACAAAAGAGAGTTCAGAGAGAAACTCAAACAGTAGTAATCAGGAAAGAATGGGTGACTGGAAGGAACAAACATATGCTGCAATTGTAAAACgaggaaaaaattcacaaaatatagATAGTAAAAGTATATTACAAGAGTCTCCTGGGAACATCATGTCTTTTAGTgaacaaaaagcaaaagaagaaagggaaactaACCAGCTTTTCAAAGTGCATGTCCATGTTCCAGAAAAGGAATCAGAATTTCTTGACTTGAGAACTGAAAAGCGTTGTTTCTCTGACATGGCTGAAGAAATCATTCGTACTAAAAATAATGATGCTGAAGGAGATCCTTGGCAGTTTAGAAAATATGTTACCAATTTGTCAAAGGAACACAATTTAGAGGTAAATGATGACATATCTAGCCCTGAAAAAGAGTCATATACCAAAATGGCAAAAGACAGTGGAAAaagtaatgaaagtgaaaatgatttgaGAAAATGGAGTGACACTAGAACACATATAAATGACAAAAGTGTAAGtgaaattgatatgaaaaaaGAAGTAGAGAATGAAAATACACTCAAAAATAGTGAAAATGTTGCTGAATTGggtaaagaaaaggaaactgaTCCATTGTTGGATGATGAGAACATACAGCAAGAAACTCCCAATGATAGTGAGGAAATCAGTGGTAAAGCACATTTTAGTGAGAACAGGGAGTTATCGCGGGAAAGCTCTTTAGAGAGGGTTCCTACAAGTGAAAGAGGCGAATCTCcaaatattcatatggaaaagaGTCTTTGGCGGTGCAGTACATATGATCCCATGAGCCTTAGCGAATATGACAATATAGCCTTTATGGTTAAAAAAGACTCTAATTCTCCAGCTAGTTGggggaacaagaaaaagagaaaagaatgtgAGTGTAACACCAATTCACTTAACCAAGACTTTATCAGTCACAATGATTCTAAAAATAATGTTCAACAAAATTTAACCTCCACACATAGTAAAGATACTGAAGACCAATATGATAATACAACTGAAACCAGAAACACTGGATTATCAACAGAATACATAAATACTGGATTattgccagaaaacacaaatattGAACTACCCTCAGAAAAAGATATTGAATTATCAACAGAAAACTTGAATATTGGAATATCAAGTGGAAGAAGAGAGAACGATACTAAAGAACATGCAGTAATGACAGAAGAAGCAGATGTAAAAAAGTGTTCCCAGTCCTTGAACAAAATAGACGATGTTCTCGAGCATCATGATGTACCTGGAGCTCCATGTGTGCTGCTATTGAGAGAGGACAAAATTCTAGGAGCTGAGGCTTGCACTAACCTTAGTGAGACTAGTTGTAACCAGGACCCATCAGTAGCCATTCATCGGAATAAGGAGTCTAGTTTGCTGTGTCacaaagtgaaatataattttgatgaaaatactAGTGCAGACACAATACAAACATCTCCTCATGCTCTGTACCAGCCCACTAACCCCACTTTGTATGATCCAGATAAGAAAGAGACCAGTAAAGTAGAGGCAGCTGTCAATAAAAAGCCTGATGAGCCGAGGCTCCAACCCGTTCCAAGTAAACGGAGCAAGGAGGTCAACAAGAAggataaagagaaacagaaacaaaaagaggTAAGCACGGGCTGGAGCAACATGTTCTCAATTACATCTGCCATTGTGCTTCTGCaaaatttagcatttatttattttattttgatacctCTCATGAAACTAATAGCTTCACTGATGTAGTATGTAGATCATATGCTTATACTCTGGAggaggaaaactaaagaaaatttgttttccGAAGAATGGAATTTAAGAAAAGTGGAAGTCACTTACTTTGAATATACTGTTATATACATTTAGCTTCCTCATCACTGCCTTGTATGATTATCCTTCCTGATCAGAGACAAAATTTTAGTGCCTTCTATGTTCTTCTAATAGTTTACTAATGATGCGATATTGATACAAGTGAGTTGATGAGGAGCATGAATTCTGTCAGGGGGCTGGAATATGATACGGGTGTCTAATGTTTCTTACAGTTGGCTGTGGCGACTGGCAAGGTAGATCCTGTCCGAAAGTCCTCCTCTTGCAGTGTGAGCTGAAGCTGTGTAACTGTAAATAACGTTAAATTTTTGTACTAAAGCTTCGTTTATTTACAGAAAGCTTTGTAGCAACCTAATCAACTGATCAAATTGAAAGCCAATCAAATGGCAGAATTTCTGTTGAATTTGTTACATGATTAGCTTTGGTGTTGTTGGTTGACTGAATTGATTCAGAAGTCAACATTAATTCTCTAATGAGTTtaagatcttttattttattttcttattattattatggtaagcACTGTACATGCAGCTTACACATATTTTATTCTCACTGCCATGGAACAAACTAAGATTTGTTTTAAAACTTGCTTGTCTGTAACTATGATTATGTGAGCCAATATGAATCTCAcactcataatttttattttacaaagtcaTATGCAAAGTATAGGTGCATGGACGCATGATTATCTTAATTTGTAAGTTATTAAGTTGAGAaagtagtaaatgaaaatattgtctCAAAAAGGAATCAGACTTTCTTTAGTAAAATACTTCATCAAAGTTTAAAAATTTAGTTAACTCAAAAGTACTTAAAATGGTGTAAAGTATAAGATTATGTAAAGATAATCAGTCTTCAGTGTATTGTTCCTTTAGGAACAATGACATTCAGCATTCATTCATGCAGGAAAAGCAAGGAGAAGGCAAATGATTACTCTAGTTCGAGAACGTATCTTCCATTCCATCATCAGAGTGTGCATAACCTTTCCTGTATAAACGGCATCGTGAAGACAACCCTCGGTCCTTTTGTTGGACCTTTACCTCGACCCATTGCCAGATTTACATACCTGCAAATGACATCCACGTAATGGACCATAAATCAtagaatcattttttatttcaaagtgtcATGGTTAGTGCTTGATACTTGACCCTAAGCTTGATTTTGCAGTGCAGTTATTTAAATTCAATAAGT contains these protein-coding regions:
- the LOC136850635 gene encoding uncharacterized protein isoform X4 — its product is MTVDITDIVRMIRSGDKMGIQIYLRKGGDPNARNQMCWTLLHLASFEGQAEIAEVLIDAGASVNSCTTDMSTPLHRGCAQGNRKAVELLVKKGAYINAQDKNGNTPLHEAARGFHTSVVKVLIENKADKTRLNKKKQSFLNLIGQQLMPSVESGDSEVLQQWLEWGASPDTKGNLHWSILHHACARGQLNIASLLIERGADVNIEDSNKTTPLHSACFHGHSRIASLLIDSNANVNAQDQRGNTPLHSAVLGGHAELVNLLLERNCDTTIANKEGQYFTHLVNEFLVTAVDSSKVAQVVSLLKGRAAPNTRDPYGYTVLCQAAFKGDMLVAEALLDAGADPNLVDEAHGKTPLHYASAWGHLFIVKALLDKGASVNIKDNVGATPLHEAAREGFEDVMIVLIGRGCNINETDNEGNTPLHVAGKWGQAAAVELLLEKCAKDNIRNKNNLLYSDLALIRAVRTADKDHVMSGMAWGGDPNSRDKRGWTLLHHAVYKGVEEICELLLENGANINAVDNHDRTPLLLAAYRGNKQIMQILLDAGADINCQDWMGRTPLHWAAKEGSIETVQMLLDHKANTTITNKEGHLYSSLLLKHLYFAVRHNDADKVVRLVMAGADQFAEVEGTGVNPREEAKRRGFYDILRQMAALVEKKPKHEEDKTVVLEDIYKLFEDGDFTTSEEDLRESEEEGEEEEEDEEDRNESEEDDYAEEPDAYWKMSNAYEVLSVKEAFGEEDCAWLKEFEEKPKVISAKELLEEEQAAFWDTWQEKQKVISAKEFFKEESNWWENEDEEDDKNSSEEKNETSSSDFNRDDECWWRDAQENLDKPKAVPAKEYFKEEEPWWVSGKENKEEDEEEEEDEEGSPKEYYTHDAPWWKSECQNSKTVSAKEFFRDDKPWWQQDKVLAKDFFEEEKPWWQEDSKEKIVSAKDYFKEEVPWWQKENEKVISAKEFFKDDELPWWYTEEMQPDKPEGLKKSLATVRYYERYLINKQMCEEKGECIEFESELSGDEIEESTRTDDYEDATDSLISNSSTMYSASEGDRPLTNIVSDHIPWQRSDKEGGIRKNIPKADDFFQEKHWLDDASETSEPTEMLDMDMSEMSEIVTASEFSQSGSWNQDSDAKDREENETDEEEGESLEEEEGEDEEEEECEEEEEEEEEEGGEEEEEEEEEEERESGEEVCEEVSSGESEALRSEDEIDDISEEEPGSKSSFECIEAVLHGDRMGESQPSKTSEILTKECLSQQGNIPSIVLDGKELDKETLDKKSAGITEEFHSDLIIPKVVSNSYESLEKRTPNIDIEVTNHDFLTGPNHYSSSVHNTEGNLQKSDSQTSGYDSSLSFSDSKIRDLPNDSGNEHLCVDENAEDTDLSDTMNLVSSETTESIEESICFGEDECEDVKNSVNDIQLAVKELKETGQQLTEKDVISQDNVASVAKDQRLTEMEDNKVFIHMAWDKGDNVNPCQTNLSEEPESQNIENASILKTSHLSDEPPVTADDNITSEDIQDNGKSTGMDEEEVQTYASVVKRNLERRAINKMDDCLAKFDASLASVGAKLTKESSERNSNSSNQERMGDWKEQTYAAIVKRGKNSQNIDSKSILQESPGNIMSFSEQKAKEERETNQLFKVHVHVPEKESEFLDLRTEKRCFSDMAEEIIRTKNNDAEGDPWQFRKYVTNLSKEHNLEVNDDISSPEKESYTKMAKDSGKSNESENDLRKWSDTRTHINDKSVSEIDMKKEVENENTLKNSENVAELGKEKETDPLLDDENIQQETPNDSEEISGKAHFSENRELSRESSLERVPTSERGESPNIHMEKSLWRCSTYDPMSLSEYDNIAFMVKKDSNSPASWGNKKKRKECECNTNSLNQDFISHNDSKNNVQQNLTSTHSKDTEDQYDNTTETRNTGLSTEYINTGLLPENTNIELPSEKDIELSTENLNIGISSGRRENDTKEHAVMTEEADVKKCSQSLNKIDDVLEHHDVPGAPCVLLLREDKILGAEACTNLSETSCNQDPSVAIHRNKESSLLCHKVKYNFDENTSADTIQTSPHALYQPTNPTLYDPDKKETSKVEAAVNKKPDEPRLQPVPSKRSKEVNKKDKEKQKQKEVSTGWSNMFSITSAIVLLQNLAFIYFILIPLMKLIASLM